The following is a genomic window from Oncorhynchus masou masou isolate Uvic2021 chromosome 6, UVic_Omas_1.1, whole genome shotgun sequence.
gccattaccatgagcctgtcctccccaattaaggtgccaccaacctcctgtgataaaCACACTTAAATGAAGACTTTTTTATGTCAAACATTTGAGCAGCTTTAACCAATAGTGGTGAAAATTGAGTTTGGTGTATAAAAGGAAAATGCAATCTACTCTAGCTGAAGGAACTTAGAAAAGTTACCACTTTGTGGAGCATAGCTGGCATATTACAAAGGCTTAATCCCAGAGGTAAAAATGTGAAAAGCCAATCAAATCCAACATTATGTTTGATGAGGAGATGGGGCGGCGATTACCTTAGTACTGCCtgtatgccattggatgagggtGTTGTTAATTGACAGGTTCTCATAGAAGGTGCCGACATCTTTGAAACTGAGACTGTTGTTTCTCCAGACCCACTGTAGTACGTTGTAGCCAATGTTTGGGTTTCCATTACTGTCAAACTCAAAATGACTTCCATTTAGACTGAAGTTGACCTTCTTCAGCACCTCCAACAGCTGCAGGGGGAGAGTGTTGTTCATTACATTTGTAAAAGTATCCTTGCACAGTCTCACATAATCATTATCTGGAGAGAAAAGAAGTAACTGTGAGGGAGAATGTACCTGCCAGGGATAGACTTTGATTTTAGCGCCCCTCTGGCAACTATTGGCATTGCACCCGAGCAGATTGTGCAGTGCGTGTGCAACGCTGTAGATGGCAGCATAGACACTGAAAGCTGACCTCAGCAATATGGGCTCTGTCACTAGACGCATGTTGTCTGGGGACAGGTTCCAGCAGTCTGGGCACTGGTTCATACCACGGGTTGACTCTGTTACTGGTGAGGGCTGCCTGgccctctcctctctgatcctGGAGAAGAGTTCACTGGTGTAGGGTGTGAGCAGGGCCAGGGTCTGGCTCTGGACTGTGAAGGCAATGATAGTGCCCACAGTGTGGATGTTTGGGAGAGTTGATACGTCTCTGTGCAGGGCCCACGCATCGCTGGCCACCCACACACCTGTCAGATTCCTCCTGATCACCTGATCACAAACAGCATGTTGGTATCGTAGCAATGGTCATTGAAATTGTTAAAATGTTTTTGAAACTATTGTAATAAATGAAATAGTTGGAAAATTGATTAAGAAACTCCAAACTTTTCACATGTTTTATAATCTATCAGATATTGACTGAATTATAGCACAGGCACGTTGCTACTTACAGACAAATGTTCTAATCTGAATTTAGATATTGTAAATGAGTTGCATTAATGTACTTTAAAAACAGTCAAACCAATGGCTGCATAAAGCTTTTTGAAAAGCTTTGTGAGATTTTGTTTGACAATTTTGTCAGTCTCCAGAACTCTTATGTGGCTTGCTATCTCACTGACCTCAGTGAAGAAGGCTCTGGCAGGCTGGGAGAGGGAAAAGACCACCACCACTCCCACCTTGGCCTCTGCGATGCGGTCCAGGATCTCTCTGACCACTGGCTGTGGGTCACGGTATATAGGGATTAACCCCTCGTAGCCCACACAGATGGAGCTCCTTGCTGCCAGGGTGGAGAACTGGCGCTGGCCCTGGCGTCCGTACTCATCCTCACTGCCCACCACGGCCACCCAGTTCCACTGGAACCTGTTCAGCAGATACACCATGGCCTCCACCTGCCTCTTGTCACTGGGCACGGTGCGCAGGAACGATGGGTACATACTCTTGTCACTGAACAAGTCACTAGTTGCGAGGTAGCTGATctacagaggacagagggatgaTGGTAATGAGACGTAAGTAGCAACGGTAGATACAAAAAGCAATTATGTCTCCACTGCAGTTGTATCTCACGTTTTCATCTGTGTTCCACCACAGCACCCAGTTCAATCAAAATCATATTCCAGGGATTGTCAAACAATGGACAAATCGGAAATCTTCATTTTGCATCACATTATATGAGGATGACATTGTTTGCATTGAAAGATAGCATTCCATCATGTAACCATACTAACCTGTGGTATGAGGAAGAATCCCAATAGTTTTCCTATGACTGAGACCATCTCTGAGGTGGATGGGCCGATGACAGCCGCCACACGGGTCACATAGTCTGTGTAGTTACACATGACGGCCAGCTCTCGGTTGGAGTCCTCAGTGAGGAAGAGGAGTGTGGGCTTCACGATGACGGCAGACTGCTTGCAGGTGTCGAAGATCTCATAGCCCAGCCTGATGCCAGGGAGTAGGGTGGAGTTGGCGTTAATCTCATCCACTGTGTACTTCATCACCAGGGCCATACCTAGCCCATGCTCATTAATCCTGCCAGGCGAAGCACAGACAGGGAGGGGTTGTTACTGCTGTGCTATAATTCAATAATTCAAATAATTTAAACAAATGAGAAGCAAGCACTAATTTGAATGAGATATGCAGAATCGGCTAATATGATTACAGTATAAAGACACTTGACATAGGGCAAAAATCATATTCAGCAAAAAGGATCTTGAGTTACTGTACCTGTCACAGCTAATGTTGTCCGGCTTCACTCTGTTGCTCAGGTTGCTGGTGAGCTCGTTGATGGGGAAGAGCCCCCCGAGGAGGATGTCTCCAGAAGAGTTAAACAGGTTGGTAGTGATGTTCTGGAACCATGGTGGAGAGCTCTGACTACGCCCTGCTCCTAACACCCAGCATAGAACCAGCAGTCTTAATGGCACCGCCATGCTGCTAAGGGCAGGTAGAGGCAGGCTAGGGGTCATGGCAAACATCAGAGAGAACTTAAAGCAGGCATCTGCGAATGCCAGTGTAGAAAGATGCattgggagaaagagagcgggtcAGAGGGAAAGAAAAAGAAGGGACAGAGGCCAGGAGAAAGTCATTTCAAAGGTAATTTGCCATACAACCAGTAATGGAGAAACTCACCTGTACTAGTACCTTCACAGCCCAGTGAGTCGATGGGGAGAGCTGTactctccgtctgtctgtacctcctgTGTCGCCTGTGTTTTGATGGGTAGTGAATAAAGTACTTCGGATCAGGCTGCCCTGAGTACAAGTCTCACCAGAGGTGTGCAGTTGCTTTCAACATGACACCAGGGGTTCATTTACATTTGTGGTACGCCTGAAGATGTTTGAAACAAGACACCAACATATGGAAATTACCAGGCGACAGGTTCTTGTCAGACACTTCCAGAGTATTTTCCTGACATTTGCTTGTGGTTGGCCGATTAGGCCTTGTCAGTATTGTGCATGGTTACGGGAGGTTAGACGAGGCGAGCGCTTTAATACCACATGCCTGATATGCaccttttttgttttttttacctttatttaactaggcaagtcagttaagaacaaattcttacttttaatgacggcctaggaactgtgggttaactgcctgttcaggggcagaacgacagatttgtaccttgtcagctcggggtttgaacttgcaaccttccggttactagtccaacgctctaaacactaggctaccctgccgccccagggtataCGTCAGTAAAACTTCAAAGGCGGCCTTGTGTGTGTTTGATGAGTTCATGGGCATATAATATTTAGGAAAATCAGGTGTCAGGTGGCTAATCAACAGAAGCCAatttgtctctctcctgtccttttCTGCTGCCGATAGCACTCTGTTAGTACAAGCTGTTAAACATTTGCCAAAATCTATATTAGCATTCTATATCCACTTCTACCATTTTAATCTTGAAGTTAAGCTGGAGCTATAGTTTGAGAGTTGAGATTTATTATATTTTCTCTCTCATCTGATGTTTGCATATTTGTATTCAGCCCGGATACTCAACAGTATTTTGCATTCATCTTTGCATGCCAAATTTTGGTCCATTTGCATCGAGATAGAACATCACATTTCCAGGTTCTTCCAGGTATTTTGCATGAAACAATAAACACTTTTAACCTTAGCACACTCTTTTGAAAAGGTGTTACTCAGTATGATCACTACACttttgtactgtatataatagGGCTGAACTTAAATGTACTTATTCACAGCTCTTTAATTGGGTGGCAGAGGATCTGTCTGACAGACAGTGTATATAGGTGTATTTGGACCCTAGTTAAAAACAGGTGCTGTCGTCTTCTATCTTGTCCGAGATAGTGATGTGAGTACACACATACCAATGCTTGTGATGAAACATCTACTTTCCACCCacgtttgatttttgtttttacacCATGCTACTATTTCGTTTTTATAATCAGTTTGTGATATAAAGAAAACTAAAGTGAAATTGTTATAAAACAGTGTTTTACATTTCTgttcatatacagtgcatttggaaagtattcagaccccttcactttttacacattttattacgttacagccttatactaaaatgtattaaataaatgttttccctcatcaatttacacacacaatgacaaagtgaaaacagctttgtagacatttttgcaaatatataaaaaataccatattgacataagtattgctatgagactccaaattgaactcaggtgtatcatgtttccattggtcatccatGAGATGATTCTACAgcttcaattgattggacatgatttgtaaaggcacacacctttctatataaggtcacacagttgacagtgcatgtcagagcaaaaaccaagccatgatgtcgaaggaattgtctgtagagctccgagacaggattgtgtcatggtacagatctggggaagggtaccaaaacatttctgcagcattaaaggtccccaagaatctactagcctccatcattcttaaatggaagaagtttggaaccaccaagactcttcctcaaactgagcaatcggagaagggccttgaccagcgagttgaccaagaacccgatggtcactcagacagaactccagagttcctctgtggagatgggagaaccttacagaaggacaaccatctctgcagcactcgcCCAATctggcctttgtggtagagtggccagacagaagccactcctcagtaaaaggcatgtgACAGCCCGCTTGCtgaaagcacctaaaggactttcagacgatgagaaacaagattctctgggctgatgaaaccaagacaccaagtccttggcctgaatgccaagtgtcacgtctggaggaaacctggcaccatccctactgtgaagcatggggggtggcagcatcatgctgtggggatgtttttcagtgacaggg
Proteins encoded in this region:
- the LOC135541598 gene encoding taste receptor type 1 member 3-like is translated as MAVPLRLLVLCWVLGAGRSQSSPPWFQNITTNLFNSSGDILLGGLFPINELTSNLSNRVKPDNISCDRINEHGLGMALVMKYTVDEINANSTLLPGIRLGYEIFDTCKQSAVIVKPTLLFLTEDSNRELAVMCNYTDYVTRVAAVIGPSTSEMVSVIGKLLGFFLIPQISYLATSDLFSDKSMYPSFLRTVPSDKRQVEAMVYLLNRFQWNWVAVVGSEDEYGRQGQRQFSTLAARSSICVGYEGLIPIYRDPQPVVREILDRIAEAKVGVVVVFSLSQPARAFFTEVIRRNLTGVWVASDAWALHRDVSTLPNIHTVGTIIAFTVQSQTLALLTPYTSELFSRIREERARQPSPVTESTRGMNQCPDCWNLSPDNMRLVTEPILLRSAFSVYAAIYSVAHALHNLLGCNANSCQRGAKIKVYPWQLLEVLKKVNFSLNGSHFEFDSNGNPNIGYNVLQWVWRNNSLSFKDVGTFYENLSINNTLIQWHTGSTKAPESTCSSECGPGQVRRVKGFHSCCYDCIECLPGTFQNGTMDIQCTQCLDGQWSLVRSTNCTEPTFDFLTWSQPESLGLLLAMLVLLVCQGAVGVLLLQHWGSPLVRASGGALGGVALLGLMGACACLLLFLGQPGELVCRLQLPLSSIFQTVTLSTILAISLQIVYVTEFPGKAPFHLDTLRGPGGCLLVLACCGVQAGICGYYVQEGPSLSQYLAKMKVTFVRKFLRCPVEPILGLGLMQGFNGLLALTSFMCTFMSVKSVRQYNLARDITFSTLTYCMVWVVFIPIYTGLNDKDRSIVHVSVSLLSNMGLMAAYYLPKCHLLLKKPELNTEEHFRTFLEEAEATPQEEHDQGPAEEEQGSAGEGQGSGKGQGSGEGQGSGEGQGSGEGQGSGKGQGSGEGQGSGEGQGSGEGQGSGKGQGSGEGQGSGEGQGSGKGQG